The following proteins come from a genomic window of Mycobacterium sp. DL:
- a CDS encoding glycosyltransferase family 2 protein produces the protein MTTHATALNEPVAAAVSVSVVICCYTAERRQGLDLAIEAVLDQLSPADEMIVVVDGNELLYRDLSSTCGHRVSLVQNEFARGLSGARNTGLRVASGDVVVFLDDDAVLRPAALDGVRTAFFDTAVTALGGAVHPAWHAGSEPGWFPPEFGWVVGCDYRGLPPNGSPIRNPIGAAMAVRRADLTDIGGFAEQLGRTGAVPTGCEETMMGIELTRRDAQARIIRHTDFAVSHSVPRDRMTLSYFIRRCYHEGRSKAMLTRLCGQRSSLHSERTYTTRTLPAGVWHARRKPARVLALGAGLLVTTTGYLVGLVQTAQQRGGA, from the coding sequence GTGACGACCCACGCCACAGCGCTGAACGAGCCGGTCGCAGCGGCAGTGTCGGTGAGCGTGGTGATCTGCTGCTACACCGCGGAACGCCGACAGGGGCTCGACCTCGCCATCGAGGCGGTGCTCGACCAATTGAGCCCGGCCGACGAGATGATCGTCGTCGTCGACGGAAACGAACTGTTGTACCGCGACCTGTCGTCGACCTGCGGACACCGAGTGTCACTGGTGCAGAACGAATTCGCGCGGGGCCTGTCCGGTGCCCGCAACACCGGCCTGCGGGTGGCCTCCGGTGACGTCGTCGTGTTCCTCGACGACGACGCAGTCCTGCGCCCGGCGGCGCTCGACGGCGTGAGGACCGCATTCTTCGACACCGCGGTCACCGCGCTCGGCGGCGCAGTCCACCCCGCATGGCACGCCGGATCCGAGCCCGGATGGTTTCCCCCGGAGTTCGGGTGGGTCGTCGGATGCGATTACCGCGGTCTGCCCCCGAACGGCTCGCCGATTCGTAATCCGATCGGTGCGGCCATGGCGGTGCGGCGTGCGGACCTGACCGACATCGGCGGGTTCGCCGAGCAGCTCGGTCGGACCGGTGCCGTACCGACCGGCTGCGAGGAGACGATGATGGGCATCGAACTCACCCGGCGCGACGCGCAGGCGCGCATCATCCGCCACACCGATTTCGCGGTGTCCCATTCGGTGCCCCGCGACCGGATGACGTTGTCCTACTTCATTCGGCGCTGCTACCACGAAGGTCGCAGCAAGGCGATGTTGACCAGGCTCTGCGGCCAGCGCTCGTCGCTGCACAGCGAACGGACGTATACGACGAGAACGCTGCCCGCGGGTGTCTGGCACGCGCGCCGGAAGCCGGCCAGGGTGCTGGCGCTGGGAGCAGGACTGCTGGTCACCACGACCGGCTACCTCGTGGGCCTGGTTCAGACGGCGCAACAACGGGGAGGCGCATAG